From the Gordonia bronchialis DSM 43247 genome, one window contains:
- a CDS encoding tyrosine-type recombinase/integrase — protein sequence MNRNRREGITDAWHTATGERSAKYGRGKRWLVRWVDESREHSKSFDKKSDATAYLSELTTARNTGRFVHERAGRVTVAALWGEWTAQAGHLSQKTIASRETAYCCHVMPRWAGVTVGDIRVTAVRAWVADMAQAGVGVPTIERAVGVLRGLCELAVDDRRISANPCVNVKLPRRSHPDRAYLSVPHVQALAEAITFRPEVVELLAYTGLRWGEMAALRVSDFDMLRRRVDVSRSVTEVRGHLVWGTPKTHERRSVPFPAVLAETIAPLMAGKGRDDLVFTAESGGVLRNSIWRPRVFDKAVKGCQRADDTFPSLSPHDLRHTAASLAISAGANVKAVQRMLGHAKASMTLDTYADLFDDDLDLVAGALDAKIRATSGTTAGPLRDGTTPR from the coding sequence GTGAACCGCAACCGGCGGGAAGGGATCACCGACGCCTGGCACACCGCGACCGGCGAGCGGTCGGCCAAGTACGGCCGGGGCAAGCGCTGGCTTGTCCGGTGGGTCGATGAGTCGCGCGAGCACTCGAAGTCGTTCGACAAGAAGTCGGACGCGACCGCGTACCTGTCCGAGCTGACCACGGCGCGCAATACCGGCCGGTTCGTCCATGAGCGCGCCGGTCGGGTCACGGTCGCGGCCTTGTGGGGTGAGTGGACCGCGCAGGCCGGCCACCTGAGCCAGAAAACGATCGCGTCCCGCGAGACTGCCTACTGCTGCCACGTGATGCCCCGGTGGGCAGGCGTGACCGTCGGCGACATCCGGGTCACCGCTGTGCGGGCATGGGTGGCGGACATGGCGCAGGCGGGCGTGGGCGTGCCGACCATCGAGCGTGCTGTCGGCGTTCTCCGCGGTCTGTGCGAACTGGCTGTCGATGACCGGCGGATCTCGGCCAACCCATGCGTGAACGTGAAGCTGCCCCGGCGCTCGCACCCTGACCGGGCGTACCTGTCGGTGCCGCACGTGCAGGCGCTGGCCGAGGCGATCACGTTCCGTCCCGAGGTCGTCGAGCTCCTGGCCTACACCGGTCTGCGATGGGGTGAGATGGCAGCGCTGCGCGTGTCCGACTTCGACATGCTGCGCCGCCGGGTCGACGTCTCGCGGTCGGTCACCGAGGTCAGGGGTCACCTGGTCTGGGGTACGCCCAAGACCCACGAACGCCGGTCGGTCCCCTTCCCTGCCGTCCTGGCCGAGACCATCGCGCCGTTGATGGCGGGCAAGGGCCGCGATGACCTGGTGTTCACGGCCGAGAGCGGGGGCGTGCTGCGGAACTCGATATGGCGGCCGCGCGTGTTCGACAAGGCGGTGAAGGGCTGCCAGCGGGCCGACGACACGTTCCCCTCGCTGAGTCCGCACGACCTGCGCCACACCGCGGCATCCCTGGCGATCTCGGCCGGGGCCAACGTGAAGGCGGTTCAGCGGATGCTTGGCCACGCCAAGGCGTCTATGACCCTGGACACCTACGCGGATCTCTTCGATGACGATCTCGACCTCGTGGCCGGTGCGCTCGATGCCAAGATCCGGGCCACGAGCGGAACTACTGCGGGACCACTGCGGGACGGGACGACTCCGAGGTAG
- the sepX gene encoding divisome protein SepX/GlpR: protein MPNSVLWVCLVAVWLFVLVPMVIKGRPQMLKSTDIARATRLLHRGGSKTATPRRRVPTRRSEDGSWSRKTKEERLKAKLADDSADVEDADEKTTPVRRATTEKVEAPVVEAADDVADDVDDAVVDADLDDADLDDADSEGADSGDADSEYDDEDLTDDAEYEDAEYEDSEYEDADYEDAEYEDEDDADYEEADYEEAAYEDEDDDLDEDEYDGYSRSAHVDSDDAQDVEPEPAHARESSRSRRSSGRSSAYSVEDADRDARYRERQRVTLGLLVLTLLAVVAGVVFGLGGWVATGVTAIMLVGYLFYLRRATRTEQKIRAQRAARAARTRRQEAERRRREAETPEFASAPPPPRLRRPGGAVVLEIDDEDPVFEHLPQYQRRRVMREEPEYRRVG from the coding sequence ATGCCCAACTCTGTTTTGTGGGTCTGCCTCGTCGCGGTCTGGCTCTTCGTGCTGGTCCCGATGGTGATCAAGGGCCGGCCGCAGATGCTGAAGTCCACCGACATCGCCCGCGCCACCCGGCTGCTGCACCGCGGCGGCTCCAAGACCGCCACCCCGCGTCGACGCGTTCCGACCCGGCGTAGCGAGGACGGCTCGTGGTCGCGAAAGACCAAGGAAGAGCGGCTCAAAGCCAAGCTCGCCGACGACTCCGCGGACGTCGAAGACGCCGACGAGAAGACCACTCCGGTTCGCCGCGCCACCACCGAGAAGGTTGAGGCGCCGGTGGTCGAGGCGGCTGACGATGTCGCCGACGACGTCGATGACGCGGTTGTCGACGCCGATCTTGACGACGCAGATCTCGACGATGCCGACTCTGAGGGCGCCGACTCTGGCGATGCCGACTCCGAGTACGACGATGAGGATCTGACCGACGACGCCGAGTACGAGGACGCCGAATACGAAGACTCTGAGTACGAAGACGCGGACTATGAGGACGCCGAGTATGAAGACGAGGACGACGCCGACTACGAGGAAGCCGACTACGAGGAAGCCGCGTACGAGGACGAGGACGACGATCTCGACGAAGACGAGTACGACGGGTATTCGCGTTCGGCCCACGTCGACTCCGACGACGCGCAGGACGTGGAACCCGAGCCGGCGCATGCGCGTGAATCGAGCCGGTCCCGCCGGTCGTCGGGCCGGAGCAGTGCCTACTCGGTGGAGGACGCCGACCGCGATGCGCGTTATCGGGAGCGGCAGCGCGTCACACTCGGCCTGCTGGTCCTGACTCTGCTGGCCGTTGTCGCCGGTGTGGTCTTCGGACTTGGCGGCTGGGTCGCCACCGGTGTGACCGCGATCATGCTGGTCGGCTACCTGTTCTACCTGCGGCGTGCGACCAGGACCGAACAGAAAATCCGGGCCCAGCGCGCGGCCCGTGCCGCACGCACCCGGCGGCAAGAGGCCGAGCGCCGTCGTCGCGAGGCCGAGACTCCCGAATTCGCTTCCGCCCCACCGCCTCCGCGTCTTCGGCGTCCGGGCGGGGCGGTTGTGCTGGAGATCGACGACGAGGACCCCGTCTTCGAGCATCTGCCGCAGTACCAGCGTCGACGCGTCATGCGCGAGGAGCCCGAATACCGTCGCGTCGGGTGA
- a CDS encoding helix-turn-helix domain-containing protein has product MARVDRAGGADQSGCRRTGLDLNAGESVAALAREFGISRQSVYNYAKAVTPA; this is encoded by the coding sequence GTGGCACGCGTCGACCGTGCGGGCGGTGCTGACCAGTCAGGATGCCGCCGCACTGGCCTAGACCTGAACGCGGGGGAGTCGGTCGCCGCATTGGCCCGCGAGTTCGGGATCTCGCGGCAGTCGGTCTACAACTACGCCAAGGCTGTCACACCGGCCTGA
- a CDS encoding recombinase family protein — translation MSKRRTAPANTVVSYVRVSTAEQADSGAGLDAQRAAIAAEAARRGWTLVAEYADEGVSGGKAADKRPGLAAALAAVESGQAAALVVAKSDRLARNLRALLDVIDRVESAAGAVVAVDGTVDTSTAAGRFTTQIMGGVAELERSMISDRTKAALAARKAQGVRLGRPSETPAEVTARIVAAKAEGKSLRAIAAELTAAGIPTVRGGATWHASTVRAVLTSQDAAALA, via the coding sequence ATGAGCAAGCGCCGCACCGCCCCCGCCAACACGGTCGTTTCGTACGTCCGCGTGTCCACTGCCGAGCAGGCCGACAGCGGCGCGGGTCTCGACGCCCAACGCGCCGCCATCGCGGCCGAGGCCGCCCGTCGTGGATGGACCCTCGTCGCCGAGTACGCCGACGAGGGCGTGAGCGGCGGCAAGGCCGCGGACAAGCGCCCTGGCCTCGCCGCCGCTCTGGCAGCGGTCGAGTCGGGCCAGGCCGCCGCTCTCGTCGTGGCCAAGAGTGATCGCCTGGCGCGCAACCTGCGCGCCCTGCTCGACGTCATCGACCGGGTCGAGTCGGCCGCGGGCGCAGTGGTCGCCGTCGACGGCACGGTTGACACCTCGACCGCCGCAGGGCGCTTCACGACCCAGATCATGGGCGGCGTCGCCGAACTCGAACGCTCGATGATCAGCGATCGCACCAAGGCTGCACTGGCTGCTCGTAAGGCGCAGGGCGTTCGTCTGGGACGGCCGAGTGAGACTCCGGCCGAGGTCACCGCGCGGATCGTCGCGGCCAAGGCCGAGGGCAAGAGCCTGCGCGCGATCGCCGCCGAGCTGACCGCGGCCGGGATCCCGACCGTGCGGGGCGGCGCGACGTGGCACGCGTCGACCGTGCGGGCGGTGCTGACCAGTCAGGATGCCGCCGCACTGGCCTAG